The following nucleotide sequence is from Gymnodinialimonas sp. 202GB13-11.
CGCGTCATTGGCAAGACTCCAAAGAAAAACGCCGTCGCATCTGAATATGCGAGGCATTCGCAAGAAGTCAAGAATTGCGAATGATTTTCAAAAACATGTGATGTGCATCAGCCTACGTAGTGCAAGCTACGGAATTTCGACCTGAAATCAGCAACTTCCCGCGCCATGGTTTCGGGCGTATCACTGCGTAGCGCACGCGCAATGAGAGAGCCCAGTTGCGCCACCTCACCTTCGCCCTGCCCCACGCCCCAACGGACAATCTCAGGCGTCCCGATGCGTATCGCGTTCATATCATTGAGAATCTCGGGCGTGGGCACCCCTATCCCGCAGGCAATCAAACCGGCTTTGTAGAGGTGTTTCGACGCCGCCTGCCCTCCACCAAACTCATGGGCGAGGATCGCAAATTGATGGCTTTGGGTTGTCCCCTCCGCCGTCTCAAAGACCGGGATACCTTCTGATCTCAGCGCTTTAGCCAGCCCTTGCGCAATCTCGACCATCTTGGCCGCGTAAGCCGCCCCATGCTCGCGCCAATCCAGCAATGTTCGTGCAAGGGCCGCGGATTTGGAGGCGTCGAAGTTCGCGGTCATGCCGGGAAAGGCAATGGAATCGAGCCGCTCCGCAAGTTCTGCGTCGTTGGTCACGATCAGGCCGCCAGCGGGGCCGCCGAGGCTTTTGTAGGTGCTCATCGTCATCAGATGGGCTCCTTCGGCCAAGGGATCGGGCCAGGCCTTTCCAGCGAAGAGGCCGCATTGATGGGCGGCGTCCATCAGGACTTTCGCCCCCACTTCATCGGCGATCTTGCGGACGTCGGCCACGGGATGGGGGAGCAGGTTGAGGGAGCCGCCAAGGGTGATTAGGGCGGGCTGCTCACGCGTGAGCAATTCTCTAAGCCCTTGAATATCCACGGTATAGCGATCCGCGTTAACCGGATATTCATGAATGTTAAGCCCAAACAGTCCCGCGCAGCCCGCCATGTGATGGGTGACATGCCCGCCGATCTCGGCGGGCGGAACGAGGATGGTGTCGCCGGGGTTGCAGGTCGCCATGAAGGCATAGAGGTTGGCCATCGCGCCAGAGGCCACGCGGATCTCGGCGAAGCGGGCATTGAAGACCTCCGCCGCGAGCGCCGCAGCGATCACCTCGGCCTCCTCAATCGCTTCCAGACCCATCTCGTACTTGTCGCCGGGGTAGCCAAGCGACGGACGCGTGCCCATGCCGTTGGCAAGCAGCGCCTCGGCGGCGGGGTTCATCACGTTGGTGGCGGGGTTGAGGTTGAAACACCGCGCCTCGTGGATGGCTCGGTTTTCCTCGCCGAGGGCGGTGAGGCGCGCGGCGATATCGGGGGTTGGTGCATTGGTCGTTTGGCTGGCGATGGTCTGGACGAGCGTTTCCGAGTGGGTCGGAACCCAGGGGCGGTGGGCGAGCGTCATGGCGGGCTTTCGTGCGGTGGTTTTGGCGGAGTATGACGGGGATCTCACCTTGCCGCAAACGACTGGCGGCGCATCAAATCCGCAGACCAAAGGTAATCGGCGCTGCTGCAGAGGCGGGCCTCAATATCTCTTACCCAATTGTGGGCCAACACAAACCTCGACACCGAGGGGAGCTCGGTTCCAGGAGTGCCTTGTAGGAAATTTAGCAACAATGCTTGATGAGAGCATACGAAATAGCCTTAGTTGCAGTATCGGGCGTGACGTCACCCAAACGAAGGGAGATCGCTATGAGTGCGAAGCAAGGCCTGTTTGAAAGTGATGAGGCTTTCAGAGATCGGATGGAGCTGGAAGCCAATGAGAAAACGATCAGCCAGTCAACAGGCTCTGAGCCGTCCCAAGGCTTTTTCGAAAGCGATAGGGATTACTCTGAAAGAGTCGCTAAGGAGGCAGATGAATATACGATCTCGGGAAACACGGGTTCGCCACCACGACAGGGTCTCTTTGAAAGTGAATCCGACTATAGATACAGGCTCGAAGAAGAAGCCAACGAAAGTATCATTAATCACTCAACCGAAAATTCCCCCCGACAAGGGCTCTTTGAAAACGATACTGACTATAATACAAGGGTTCGCAAAGAGGCAAATCAGCGCATTTTGAACGAGCAATCAGACGAAACATATAAAAGAGGCTTGTTTGAAAGTGATTACGAGTATCGACGGAGGATAGACCACGCGGCGAACATATCGCAGATTTTAACCAAGCCAAAGGATAAGACAAGGTATCGTCATTCCACATCGTATAATGTGGCTTCGCAAACGGCTACGGTGAATGACCATGAGAGTCCCGGTACGCTCCTCTTTTTTGGAATTATAGCCGTTTCAGTTGCTGTGGTTTTCTGGGTTTTGCGAACCGCAACGCCTGTTGCTCCTCCTTTAGATATTGAGGTCGCAGCATATCAGAACGGTTCCACAATACCGTCGCCCCTTTTCGGAAGCGATGTTGGCGAGATTCAAATTCGTGCTCGCTTGGTCAGTGGCAGTACCTATCCGGAAGACTTCCAAATTGTAATCAGATATCCAAACGGGGATATACAATCCTGCGCTGCACCGACTTGTCCTGTCAGGCAATATGAGATTCGGACAATAGAACTAGGGCCGTCACTATTTGCTCCAAATCGAGCAGGGCGCGATCGAGTAAGCATCGCATTCCAAGCCGGGTGGTACACGATTTATGCGCATTCCGACGAAGAAGTGATTTCGCAAACGCGATTTCAAGTCCGTGGGTAGTGTTTCCTCCTTTCGCAAATGTCCATCACTTTCTCAAGTTTGCTTTTTCGAATCTCCGCAGCCCATACTTCGCAAGGCTGTAGATTATAGGCAGGGTGCGTCGCCCTTGCCGCGTCGAGAAGCCACCATGCGGAAATCTCGAGATTTCCAGTTAGCTGAGCCGCCGCCCCTCGCCCGCATCAAACAAATGAACGGCGTTTGGCTTCAGCGCGAGGCGCATTTCGCCAGTTTCGGCTTCTTGATCCTTCGGGACCGCTACCGAGAACGCCTGCCCCGCCATCTGGCCGTGGAGCAGCCGTTGCGCGCCCAATTCCTCGATGATGTCGACGTTGAAGGTCAGGTCGCCTTGCGGTGACGGCGTGACATCTTCGGGGCGGATGCCGACCGTGATGGTGCCGGCGTGGCCGTTGACGCCCGCTTGGGGGATAACCTCGCCCCCTTTG
It contains:
- the glyA gene encoding serine hydroxymethyltransferase, translating into MTLAHRPWVPTHSETLVQTIASQTTNAPTPDIAARLTALGEENRAIHEARCFNLNPATNVMNPAAEALLANGMGTRPSLGYPGDKYEMGLEAIEEAEVIAAALAAEVFNARFAEIRVASGAMANLYAFMATCNPGDTILVPPAEIGGHVTHHMAGCAGLFGLNIHEYPVNADRYTVDIQGLRELLTREQPALITLGGSLNLLPHPVADVRKIADEVGAKVLMDAAHQCGLFAGKAWPDPLAEGAHLMTMSTYKSLGGPAGGLIVTNDAELAERLDSIAFPGMTANFDASKSAALARTLLDWREHGAAYAAKMVEIAQGLAKALRSEGIPVFETAEGTTQSHQFAILAHEFGGGQAASKHLYKAGLIACGIGVPTPEILNDMNAIRIGTPEIVRWGVGQGEGEVAQLGSLIARALRSDTPETMAREVADFRSKFRSLHYVG